The following coding sequences lie in one Frigoribacterium sp. SL97 genomic window:
- a CDS encoding zinc-ribbon domain-containing protein, whose amino-acid sequence MEYNRSVRAGTKTVATAPEYIRSEWDAELNEGVDPARVRLSTSDTSFHWRCELGHGWRTSPRNRCLIKGPGCPYCLDRKAWPGFNDFAFLYPEIAKEWHPTRNEVSPDTIRPGSTLDAWWVCSLGHEWPAPVTQRALLGSGCPFCLGQQAWPGFNDFATLHPELAREWHPTKNATSPHRVRPASNMKYWWLGPCGHEWPASTDSRTRYGTGCIYCHGQVVLSGFNDLQTLHPRIAAEWHPTRNAPHTPEKTYAGSSFMRWWQCRQGHEWDCPVSGRTRDGGSNCPNCSLAGTSKLEALFFEAFRNKGLATQANVRLPVRWRNNRFSRVDFVGADDGRNIVFEYDGSFYHHRKEAVSRDMDKSQALLKAGFLVVRIREGDLGPLDIRDERLVQVAHSADARSGYDFYRPERITATVDTVMAELNRRLVPAAA is encoded by the coding sequence ATGGAGTACAACCGGTCGGTTCGCGCGGGCACGAAGACGGTTGCCACCGCGCCTGAGTACATCCGAAGCGAGTGGGACGCCGAGCTCAACGAGGGAGTCGATCCTGCTCGCGTGCGACTCTCCACGAGCGACACGTCATTCCACTGGCGCTGTGAGCTAGGGCATGGGTGGAGGACAAGTCCGCGGAACCGGTGCCTCATCAAGGGGCCCGGTTGCCCGTACTGCCTCGACCGAAAGGCGTGGCCAGGATTCAACGACTTCGCCTTCTTGTACCCGGAGATCGCGAAGGAGTGGCATCCGACTAGGAACGAGGTGTCGCCGGACACTATTCGGCCTGGCTCCACTCTTGACGCATGGTGGGTCTGCTCACTAGGTCACGAGTGGCCTGCGCCAGTAACTCAGCGAGCCCTCCTGGGCTCCGGATGCCCCTTCTGTCTAGGCCAGCAGGCATGGCCCGGCTTCAACGACTTCGCCACGCTGCACCCCGAGCTGGCCCGCGAGTGGCATCCAACGAAGAACGCGACGAGTCCCCACCGTGTGCGACCTGCGTCGAACATGAAGTACTGGTGGCTCGGCCCGTGCGGCCATGAATGGCCAGCTTCGACCGATAGCCGGACGCGGTACGGAACTGGCTGCATCTACTGCCATGGCCAGGTTGTGCTCTCAGGCTTCAACGACCTCCAGACTCTGCACCCACGAATTGCCGCCGAGTGGCATCCCACCCGAAATGCGCCGCACACACCCGAGAAGACCTACGCCGGTTCGTCGTTCATGCGTTGGTGGCAGTGCAGGCAGGGCCACGAGTGGGACTGTCCGGTCTCGGGGCGCACTCGCGACGGAGGCAGCAACTGCCCGAACTGCTCCTTAGCCGGCACGTCGAAGCTCGAGGCCCTCTTCTTCGAGGCGTTTCGGAACAAAGGCCTCGCCACGCAGGCCAACGTTCGACTTCCTGTTCGATGGAGGAACAACAGGTTTTCACGCGTTGATTTCGTCGGCGCAGACGACGGACGAAACATCGTCTTCGAGTACGACGGCTCCTTCTACCACCACCGGAAAGAGGCCGTGTCTCGAGACATGGACAAGAGCCAAGCGCTTCTCAAGGCTGGCTTCCTGGTGGTGCGAATCCGCGAGGGAGACCTCGGGCCCCTAGACATCCGTGATGAGCGTCTTGTCCAGGTCGCGCACAGCGCCGACGCGCGCTCCGGGTACGACTTCTACCGGCCAGAGCGCATCACTGCCACCGTCGACACCGTCATGGCCGAGCTGAACCGTCGGCTCGTGCCGGCCGCCGCCTGA
- a CDS encoding Panacea domain-containing protein: MTNAVDVAAFITGALKLPLYDTKKLQKLVYFSQAWALAWTGKPLFADDFEAWPDGPVAPAVYRVQKYEAARLHEPSNLSADEADIVTSVVDFYGQLSYTDLVDLTHEHTPWLDARAGRAPDAPSHVKVPRDAIRTFYTRQAIMSADGPVRRGRVSQVSDVDAHRLGRRASSDWAEGLALLADA, encoded by the coding sequence ATGACGAACGCCGTCGACGTGGCTGCCTTCATCACCGGTGCCCTCAAGCTGCCCCTCTACGACACGAAGAAGCTGCAGAAGCTCGTCTACTTCTCCCAGGCGTGGGCACTGGCATGGACCGGCAAGCCTCTCTTCGCCGATGACTTCGAAGCGTGGCCTGACGGGCCTGTTGCGCCGGCGGTCTACCGCGTCCAAAAGTACGAAGCTGCCCGCCTTCACGAGCCGTCCAACCTGTCGGCTGACGAGGCGGACATCGTGACGTCGGTCGTCGACTTCTACGGCCAGTTGAGCTACACGGACCTCGTGGACCTGACGCATGAGCACACCCCCTGGCTGGACGCGCGTGCTGGTCGCGCCCCGGACGCCCCGTCTCACGTCAAGGTCCCACGGGACGCGATCCGCACGTTCTACACGCGTCAGGCGATCATGTCGGCGGACGGGCCTGTCCGTCGCGGCAGGGTGAGCCAGGTCTCCGATGTGGACGCGCACCGTCTCGGCCGGCGAGCTTCGTCTGACTGGGCTGAGGGGCTGGCGCTGCTCGCTGACGCGTGA
- a CDS encoding type II toxin-antitoxin system death-on-curing family toxin, with translation MTAFLSVEQVIAFHDEHSDAPLRDRGRLEAAVMRPQAEFGGVFAHPTLWAQAAALLHGIDRAQAFADGNKRTAWTSAVVFLAANGFALRLSQQEMFAFMRDVGSGAAGDVPEIALWLFEHAVPA, from the coding sequence GTGACCGCGTTTCTCTCCGTCGAGCAGGTAATCGCCTTCCACGACGAGCACAGCGATGCGCCGCTCCGCGACAGAGGTCGTCTCGAGGCAGCCGTCATGCGCCCACAAGCTGAGTTCGGCGGTGTGTTCGCGCACCCGACTCTGTGGGCGCAGGCGGCTGCTCTTCTGCACGGCATCGACAGAGCTCAGGCCTTCGCGGACGGCAACAAGCGGACAGCGTGGACCTCGGCGGTGGTGTTCCTCGCTGCCAACGGATTTGCGCTGCGGCTGTCTCAGCAAGAGATGTTCGCGTTCATGAGAGATGTGGGCAGCGGAGCGGCCGGGGACGTACCTGAGATCGCGCTATGGCTTTTCGAACATGCAGTACCTGCCTGA
- a CDS encoding cutinase family protein, translating into MGKRFKGLAVAAAVVVFLSGGVFAGTAATAAQNPPNKGCATVEGVFARGSGQPLRRDEAERFRTQLEKRVKAPLTQSFYELGSESHGGASYPAVTITDLGVGQVNIAGAAVSAGESFTYGRSVDEGALELVTYMGARAAECPDMLFILGGYSQGAQVVGQAYADMPVALRERIVWNILVGDPKLSLPEGKGYNPAACRGEDLSEWRRAVPECTTDAGRLLARDPYLPAGFEDKTGLYCQLNDFVCGSTVIPWPNPGHGKYPLEGGDIDNGMLEAVEHLGMTLGDRSNLDITWTGYGKGTTGLDVVFVIDTTGSMSSQIESARAYARTMSETITGLRGRVALVEYRDAGDDFVSVIRTPLTTDLAAFTSALDALTVDGGGDTPEALLSALMTAFNGLEWRDGATKASVVLTDADFHDPDVAGGWTSADVFLRSLEIDPVNVYPVVPSYLADYYAPLAEGTSGQVIVDDGDTAGALTDALTAIQNRPTVLLPLVSYAGQPGETFTFDASASYAESGAIQEVSFDFDGDGIFEQVGTDLTASHVYDAPFDGTMQVRVTDTEGGVASASAFVTIADGPIARETVPQAPLDLTGAATDPVDGTSSVALRWSPGDQLADRWRISVNDVPLGTSDLNTSEGFTVTDVDRSAPVIIGVAAVTSTGVVGELATVTINAAAAVPVPPVTTPGDESPEPEPSSGAGQPAPTAPTASNPTPGATPAASVIRPRADGDDDLAWTGSAAAPWLYAGSGLILAGLIVLIVRRRRRSA; encoded by the coding sequence ATGGGGAAGCGTTTCAAAGGTCTTGCCGTCGCTGCTGCGGTCGTCGTGTTTCTGTCGGGTGGCGTCTTTGCCGGGACGGCGGCGACGGCAGCCCAAAACCCGCCGAACAAGGGATGCGCAACGGTGGAGGGCGTCTTCGCTCGCGGTTCGGGACAGCCTCTCAGGCGAGACGAAGCAGAACGCTTCCGGACACAGCTTGAGAAGCGGGTGAAAGCACCGCTCACGCAATCCTTCTACGAGCTCGGCTCAGAATCACATGGGGGCGCAAGCTACCCCGCAGTGACCATCACGGATTTGGGGGTAGGCCAGGTCAACATCGCCGGAGCTGCCGTGAGCGCGGGGGAATCCTTCACCTACGGCAGGAGCGTCGATGAAGGGGCGCTTGAGCTCGTCACCTACATGGGTGCACGCGCTGCCGAATGCCCTGACATGCTCTTCATCTTGGGCGGTTACTCGCAGGGCGCTCAGGTGGTCGGGCAGGCGTATGCCGACATGCCGGTAGCCCTGCGTGAACGCATCGTGTGGAACATCCTGGTCGGCGACCCGAAGCTCAGCCTTCCCGAGGGCAAGGGCTACAACCCGGCCGCCTGCCGCGGCGAAGACCTTTCTGAGTGGCGCCGCGCCGTTCCGGAATGCACGACGGACGCAGGCCGCCTCTTGGCCCGTGACCCTTACCTCCCGGCCGGTTTCGAGGACAAGACAGGCCTCTACTGCCAGCTGAACGACTTCGTCTGCGGGTCAACGGTCATCCCTTGGCCAAACCCAGGGCACGGTAAGTACCCGCTCGAGGGTGGCGACATTGACAATGGCATGCTCGAGGCGGTCGAGCACCTCGGAATGACCCTTGGCGATCGGTCCAATCTCGACATCACGTGGACTGGCTACGGCAAAGGCACGACAGGGCTCGACGTTGTCTTCGTCATCGACACCACGGGCTCGATGAGCTCCCAGATCGAGTCGGCCCGCGCCTACGCACGAACAATGAGCGAGACGATCACGGGACTTCGCGGCCGCGTCGCTCTGGTCGAGTACAGGGACGCTGGAGATGACTTCGTCAGCGTCATCAGGACCCCTCTCACCACCGATCTTGCTGCTTTCACCTCCGCGCTCGATGCGTTGACGGTGGACGGTGGCGGTGACACCCCCGAGGCCTTGCTGTCCGCCCTCATGACCGCGTTCAACGGGCTCGAGTGGCGAGACGGTGCCACCAAGGCTTCCGTCGTACTGACCGACGCAGACTTCCATGACCCCGACGTCGCCGGGGGCTGGACCAGCGCCGACGTGTTCCTTCGGTCGCTGGAAATCGACCCCGTGAACGTCTACCCCGTCGTCCCTAGCTACCTCGCGGACTACTACGCTCCACTCGCCGAGGGGACGAGCGGCCAGGTCATCGTCGACGACGGCGACACGGCAGGCGCACTAACTGACGCTCTGACCGCCATCCAGAACCGGCCGACCGTGCTCCTGCCCCTGGTCTCGTACGCCGGCCAGCCCGGCGAGACCTTCACGTTCGACGCCTCGGCGTCCTATGCGGAGTCAGGGGCTATCCAGGAGGTGTCCTTCGACTTCGACGGCGACGGCATCTTCGAGCAAGTGGGCACCGACCTGACAGCCAGCCATGTCTATGACGCACCATTCGACGGAACCATGCAGGTTCGCGTCACTGACACCGAAGGTGGTGTCGCCAGCGCCTCCGCGTTCGTGACGATCGCTGACGGGCCCATTGCGAGGGAGACTGTCCCGCAGGCGCCTCTCGACCTGACCGGTGCAGCCACAGACCCTGTCGATGGAACGAGTTCCGTTGCACTCCGGTGGAGCCCCGGCGACCAGCTGGCCGACCGATGGCGCATCAGCGTCAACGATGTGCCACTCGGGACCTCAGACCTGAACACCTCCGAAGGCTTCACAGTCACAGATGTAGACCGCTCGGCACCGGTGATCATCGGCGTGGCTGCGGTCACATCCACAGGAGTCGTCGGCGAGCTAGCGACCGTGACCATCAACGCCGCCGCAGCAGTGCCGGTGCCTCCGGTAACGACCCCAGGTGACGAGTCGCCTGAGCCTGAGCCCAGTTCCGGTGCCGGTCAGCCCGCACCGACAGCGCCTACGGCAAGCAACCCCACTCCCGGGGCGACGCCTGCTGCTTCCGTGATCCGCCCTCGAGCTGACGGCGATGACGACCTCGCCTGGACCGGCTCTGCCGCCGCGCCCTGGCTCTACGCGGGTAGCGGGCTCATCCTGGCTGGCCTCATCGTCCTCATTGTTCGACGGCGGCGACGCTCCGCGTAG
- a CDS encoding DEAD/DEAH box helicase translates to MEAILQGTYRHPQILVQFGWGETLPSGRPVQDWVKGLPGRVFDRGNKTWTITGLGPDPQAVLDRAGVTLDYGHIGPDSDLDGRTLPELVDPICMLKKGGRRVLVRHRLLGYDLAVERLGQGATWDKVSGRFELPVTDVLLGGSPRPGIIHDQRAIDRAYEVRALPLTRPEDAAVVAAAGSAASMDDLTAEQIAHLRSINGVVPAWFGLPMYPFQEVGALAVAAGHTGLFDEPRVGKTRTSLAAATLLRSHRTLIISPPLVVTNWARNAEESQLATRGGKTDGKVAVFRSGRKEPELPTTGIVIVSDSLIAARPDLRQRLMDWSPQVTILDEAHRESTYGAKRTEAVLELGHATEKRAIALTGTPLFSSPAELVPLLELTGHLGPVFGSVDEYLTTYTKQDRFGRNLPKKRDLPQLQALLREHVWVRRSKKQVGIGMPFTHDPEVVDVDLKPFREAHQDVLDRVEDWLDQFVADHDRKPNDEEMAEFSSESIGFISILRKAAGMAKLPAAVQMVKDHVQSTTTYVDGKPIYNRPLIVWTHHREVSEAMAGALGDEVAESAMIIGGMSMTAKDEVVDRFQRGEIPVIACSIIAAGVGIDLTRSSDVMFVETDWTPANVQQALDRVQGVNQKANVTAYTLIAPGTLDERLQKVQHTKGQTLSAVLGGDHDVSVAENIDEMRALSDILFDLVAGVVKKKRLPRKV, encoded by the coding sequence GTGGAAGCGATCCTTCAAGGCACCTACCGACACCCGCAGATCCTCGTGCAGTTCGGGTGGGGCGAGACCCTGCCCTCCGGCCGCCCCGTGCAGGACTGGGTGAAGGGACTCCCCGGCCGGGTCTTCGACCGCGGCAACAAGACGTGGACCATCACCGGCCTCGGCCCCGACCCGCAAGCCGTCCTCGACCGTGCCGGCGTCACCCTCGACTACGGCCACATTGGACCTGACTCCGACCTCGACGGCAGGACACTCCCCGAGCTTGTCGACCCCATCTGCATGCTCAAGAAGGGCGGGCGCCGCGTTCTCGTCCGCCACCGCCTCCTCGGCTACGACCTCGCCGTCGAGCGCCTCGGCCAAGGCGCCACCTGGGACAAGGTCAGCGGCCGGTTCGAGCTGCCCGTGACCGACGTCCTACTCGGCGGCAGCCCGCGACCAGGCATCATCCACGACCAGCGAGCCATCGACCGCGCCTACGAAGTCAGGGCGCTCCCCCTCACCCGACCTGAGGACGCCGCGGTCGTCGCCGCCGCTGGCAGCGCCGCCTCGATGGACGACCTCACCGCCGAGCAGATCGCGCACCTCCGCAGTATCAACGGCGTCGTCCCCGCCTGGTTCGGGCTGCCGATGTACCCGTTCCAAGAGGTCGGCGCCCTCGCAGTCGCCGCCGGGCACACAGGCCTCTTCGACGAGCCCCGAGTCGGCAAGACGCGCACATCCCTCGCCGCAGCGACCCTGCTCCGCAGCCACCGCACCCTCATCATCTCCCCGCCGCTGGTCGTCACCAACTGGGCCCGGAACGCCGAGGAGTCGCAGCTCGCGACGCGAGGCGGCAAGACCGACGGCAAGGTCGCCGTCTTCCGCTCTGGCCGCAAGGAGCCCGAGCTGCCCACGACCGGCATCGTCATCGTCAGCGACTCCCTCATCGCCGCGCGCCCCGACCTCCGCCAGCGGCTCATGGACTGGTCTCCGCAGGTGACCATCCTCGATGAGGCACACCGCGAGAGCACCTACGGCGCCAAGCGCACTGAGGCGGTGCTCGAGCTCGGGCACGCCACCGAGAAGCGTGCGATCGCGCTCACCGGCACACCCCTGTTCAGCTCCCCCGCCGAACTCGTTCCGCTGCTCGAGCTGACAGGCCACCTCGGCCCCGTGTTCGGCAGCGTCGACGAGTACCTGACGACGTACACCAAGCAGGACCGCTTCGGCAGGAACCTCCCCAAGAAGAGGGACCTCCCCCAGCTGCAGGCGCTGCTTCGCGAGCACGTCTGGGTCCGCCGCAGCAAGAAGCAGGTGGGCATCGGCATGCCGTTCACCCACGACCCCGAGGTTGTGGACGTCGACCTCAAGCCGTTCCGGGAAGCCCACCAGGATGTCCTCGACCGCGTCGAAGACTGGCTGGACCAGTTCGTCGCCGACCACGACCGGAAGCCGAACGACGAGGAGATGGCCGAGTTCTCCTCGGAGAGCATCGGCTTCATCAGCATCCTGAGGAAGGCCGCCGGCATGGCCAAGCTGCCCGCCGCAGTCCAGATGGTCAAGGACCACGTCCAGTCGACAACCACCTACGTCGACGGCAAGCCCATCTACAACCGGCCCCTCATCGTCTGGACCCATCACCGTGAGGTGTCCGAAGCGATGGCCGGAGCGCTCGGCGACGAGGTGGCCGAGTCGGCCATGATCATCGGCGGCATGTCGATGACCGCGAAGGACGAGGTCGTTGACCGATTCCAGCGTGGTGAGATCCCCGTCATCGCCTGCTCCATCATCGCGGCCGGCGTCGGGATCGACCTCACACGGTCCTCCGACGTCATGTTCGTCGAGACCGATTGGACGCCCGCCAACGTGCAGCAGGCCCTCGACCGGGTCCAGGGCGTGAACCAGAAGGCGAACGTCACCGCCTACACGCTCATCGCACCCGGCACCCTCGACGAACGCCTGCAGAAGGTTCAGCACACGAAGGGGCAGACGCTGAGCGCTGTCCTCGGAGGAGACCACGACGTGTCCGTCGCCGAGAACATCGACGAGATGCGGGCCCTGTCCGACATCCTCTTCGACCTCGTGGCCGGGGTCGTGAAGAAGAAGCGTCTGCCGAGGAAGGTGTGA